The Sphingobacteriales bacterium DNA segment AACATTACCGGAGCTGCCGGGGGGTATGTATTTTCTGAGATTGCAGTCGGAGCTTGTTTCAAACACGGTTCGTTTTTTCGTCAAGTAATAGAGATCAGTTACACTTCATTTCGGATAACCCGGCAGTTGTGTAAGGCATAAAAGATAAAATGTTTCTCCTAGACGTTCAACATATATCCAAGTCGTTTCAGGATAATCCGGCTTTGCAGGATGTTTCCCTGCAATTGAAACCCAATACGATTTACGGACTGTTAGGCCCGAACGGAGCCGGAAAGACCACCCTGATCCGAAACATCACCCAGATATTTTTCCCTGACTCAGGCTCGATATTTTTCAATAACGAGAAACTTTCTGAAAAACACCAGAACCTTATCGGATATATGCCGGAAGAACGTGGTATGTACAAGAAGATGCAGGTAGGAGAGCAGTTATTGTATTTTGCGAGGCTGCGGAATTTTTCGAGACAGGAGGCAGAGAAAAAGATTCATTACTGGCTGCAGAAGTTAGAAATAGAAAGCTGGAGATACAAGACGATTGAAGAATTATCGAAAGGAATGCAGCAGAAGGTGCAGTTCGTTGCGACAGTATTGCACGAACCGGTGTTGTTGATTCTGGATGAGCCTTTCTCCGGACTGGATCCGATTAACGCGGAGATTATCAAGAATGAAATTTTTGAACTGCATCAGAAGGGAATGACGATTATTTTCTCTACCCACAGGATGGAAAATGTGGAGGAAATCTGTGAGGATATTTTTCTGATTAATAAAGGAAAAATTATCCTGGATGGCAATGTTCAGGATATAAAACAACAATACAAAAAGAACCTGATAAAAATTGATTTAAAGAATGAGACAGT contains these protein-coding regions:
- a CDS encoding ATP-binding cassette domain-containing protein, with amino-acid sequence MFLLDVQHISKSFQDNPALQDVSLQLKPNTIYGLLGPNGAGKTTLIRNITQIFFPDSGSIFFNNEKLSEKHQNLIGYMPEERGMYKKMQVGEQLLYFARLRNFSRQEAEKKIHYWLQKLEIESWRYKTIEELSKGMQQKVQFVATVLHEPVLLILDEPFSGLDPINAEIIKNEIFELHQKGMTIIFSTHRMENVEEICEDIFLINKGKIILDGNVQDIKQQYKKNLIKIDLKNETVIDDAVAAQLMVAEQTSRHLIVKLKEHQTTNDMLKILLQHNVGISGMTELLPSIHEIFIQSVKESE